CGGTTGGTTGACCCTGTTCGGGGTGTCGTCCTCGACCAGGCCGACCTGCACCGCGGCGTATTCGTCGCGCTCCTCGGTCTTGACCTGGACCACCTGACAGGGCCCGGCCTTGACGACGGTCACCGGTACGGCGCGTCCGTCTTCCATGTAGATCTGGGTCATGCCCAGCTTCTTGCCCAAGAGTCCTTGCATCGTCCCCACCTCTAGCGGTCGAAGGCTTTGATTTCGACATCCACACCGGCCGGCAGCTCGAGCTTCATCAGCGCGTCGACGGTCTGACTCGTCGGCTCGAAGATGTCGAGCAGTCGCTTGTGGGTGCGGATCTCGAACTGCTCCCGCGACTTCTTGTCGACGTGCGGCGAGCGGTTCACGGTGTACCGCGCGATGTGCGTGGGCAGGGGAATCGGTCCGACCACCCGGGCGCCGGTCCTCCGCGCCGTATCCACGATTTCATACGTGGAGGTGTCCAAGATCCGATAGTCGTAAGCCTTCAGGCGAATGCGGATTTTTTCGTTATCCATGATCTTCCTCGATTCCCCGAACTCGTTTCACCCGACCGAGCCGTCGGCCGGATAAGCCCGTCGCCCTATTCGACGATCTCGGTGACGGTTCCGGCTCCGACGGTGCGGCCGCCTTCGCGGATGGCGAAGCGCACGCCCTTCTCCATCGCGATCGGAGCGATCAGCGTCACGTCCAGGTTCACGCTGTCGCCGGGCATCACCATC
This region of Acidobacteriota bacterium genomic DNA includes:
- the tuf gene encoding elongation factor Tu (EF-Tu; promotes GTP-dependent binding of aminoacyl-tRNA to the A-site of ribosomes during protein biosynthesis; when the tRNA anticodon matches the mRNA codon, GTP hydrolysis results; the inactive EF-Tu-GDP leaves the ribosome and release of GDP is promoted by elongation factor Ts; many prokaryotes have two copies of the gene encoding EF-Tu), producing the protein MVMPGDSVNLDVTLIAPIAMEKGVRFAIREGGRTVGAGTVTEIVE
- the rpsJ gene encoding 30S ribosomal protein S10, with the protein product MDNEKIRIRLKAYDYRILDTSTYEIVDTARRTGARVVGPIPLPTHIARYTVNRSPHVDKKSREQFEIRTHKRLLDIFEPTSQTVDALMKLELPAGVDVEIKAFDR